The stretch of DNA ATATAAGACCGGAGGATTTTGAGGTGATGAGATGTGCATTGCCCTTGGGTGGGGTGAGTCACCAATTTCATTATGAATGAAGATTTGTTTCTACAAGTGACCATGTCCCATGGGAGCTATTCAAACTTGTTGCATTGTTGACTGCTAAATATCAGATGTGGTGTTTCATTTGGAGATGGGGTTCCAAACTATTACCATTCTTATTGGATCAACTTCACATCATCTCTACAGTCCATCCTTTGAGACAATTAAGTCTTGAAGCAACTCCCACTCATTATAGTGTTCCAAGCTCTTAACACATGCATACTTTTCTATCTTTTATAGCATTTTCCATCTGGCTCTCACATTTAACATTTTGAATTTCTCTATCACAAGTAATTCTTAGAATTAGAAAAGGGTCTCATTTTTAAGCCAAACTTCAGAAAAATCCTAAAGCTTGTCTAAAAAGCCTAAAACATGTTAGATTGCCATCAGATTCTAGACTTTTCACCCACCCCAAGCGTGTTTATAAGTCCAAAAACAGAACAAACAGTGCAATAAAACAATTCTGCAAACCCAAATGATAACTTGTTATGTCCACGTGTTTGAACTAAGATTCTAGAACAATAAATCAATTGCAAATTCAATATGTACAGATTATACATTGTATAGGAATCaagatttatataattttcatcTGAAACTGGAGATATTCTAGAGTTTCCTATATTGTGAGTCTAACATGGATTGTAAAGATGTGAAAGAGTGATGAGAAAATCATGTGGAGGAAAAGAAAGCAGCTTTGGAGCTTGTGAGTCTACTTCACAAGTTTTTGCTTCATGGTGTATGTTTCTAAATAACCTGTATATAAGTCATTTGATCTTCTTACTCTAAAATCCTTCATAAGACTTTTCTAACAGCTCTATCAtaagtttattttcaaaattcaataaaCACCATACGTAAATGCTTTTATTTATCTCTAGACATTTCCATCATGCGTCTCAATAAGTATATAGCTTCTATTGTTAACCTATCTagcataaaacaaaattatcacACTGGCTGAAATATCCTCTTAAATGTTGCTACCTTCTTCCAAAATTTATTAGTGTGGTTCTTTAGCTTGATCTCTCTAAAATCTTTACCATTTTGAATATCTGCTTTGTTCTCATATATAGGTACTGATGCTCCTCTATTCGTCAAGCATTCTCTTCAATTTAACAATTCACACTAGGTAATTTTTTTAACTACAAAATACCCttttctcccatgcatttccacaTTTGCAAGGATATTATCCCATCCAACTATTTACCTCATCTTTTGGCTTACTTCACTTCTTTCTGATAAATATGCTTATAGAACATAcaatttctatcttttcaaGATTACTCATATGTCCTAATGTAATATTTGCTATCCATATTCATTAAGTAACTTTGGAAATACTCCTCCCATCTCTCTTAAAAAATTACAGGTTAGAAAAACCCATTTATGTATACTTTTTCCAATATCCTTTCCCATAGTATTAAGTTTTAATCATATAATTCTCTCACACCCTTTAACCTTAACTATCATTTGGaaattttaaacaaatcaaatcatCTATAATTGTCCCAGAAGAACACAAATTAAGTGAATAAGAATACTTAAGGGCTTAATAGGAAGGggtgagattttttttttttttccaaatgccatcatttttaagaaaacaaaagaatggATACATCTAAAACATCACAGAAGCTTTTGATGCCAACATGTCAATTATCCATAGTAGAAACCACTTTCCAGCAATATCAACATTATCATATCACACAACACTAAATTACATCTCAAAGATCTTAACCATCTAGCATACATGTGTTCAGCCAAAGTGGGACCCAACTTTTTTCATGCCATCCAATAAATCACCAAATAAAAGTTCACAACATGcatcttcaaaaaaaataagaaccatGCATCAATATAAGCACCGGGTAAGAACCATGCTTAACATCAAGAAAAGTGTTCAACACTTGAGTAAAACCATAAAGGTGCACTGTGCTAAAAGTTCAGGAAATAAGTAGATTTGGTCATATAGGGCTTTCAAGACCAGAAGCAGTATGGCCAGCTAagaactataaacatgttcACCATCAAAACATGCTATCACCAATTAACTCAGCAAAGCACATTGCAGTCAAAATGCAGGAAAATAAGATCACGTGTATATACCTGATATGCCTCTGCCTAATAAGCACACGAGCATGGTGAATAGACTTAGCCATACCCGTCTTGAAAACAAGCGTTTGAAGACGTCGTTCAAGAAAGTTTTCAACTGTCAACGCCAAGACATAATCAAGCTTGTTCTGGCTCTCATCCAGCAGCCCGTACCTATTCATCCTGCGGAGAAGTGCCTCACCCTCAAAGATGCGGCGTGGATTCTTTTCATCAAGAGTGAGAAGCATTCTTGCAGCATTACGAATACGGCTAAGGGCATACTGGACCCTCCACAACTCCCTCTTACAACGGAGTCCGTACTCTCCCACAAGCTTCAGTTCTGCGTCCAAACGCTCTTTCTCATATGGACGGCGAGGCTTCTTAAAAGTCTTCCCATCTGTAACAACCCAATATTATTCATCGTGTAAAGGAGGGAAAATATAACTTCAACATGAATGCTGAAGTGCAAAACAACATCAAATTGTACAGGCTACAGCAAAAAGAATTCAGAGATTATAGACAACATCAAACCCCCACATAATCCACTCCGCAGccagaaataataaataaatgagaacaCGAGTGTGACAAAATAGCTCGTCCAGAAAATGAAGACTTCTCTGAAAACCAGTTAGGTCAGTCAACCGTGTCATGTAGCTACACTAGTTTAGGCTAATTACTTCATTCCATAGAATCAAAAAGAGACCAAAGTTTTCACTCTTCTCATGTTCTGTTAGGTTCCAGGTTTCTGACACAAACTGAATAGGAAATTGGAAAATCTTAAGAAACCGAATGCCGCAGCTTGAAGTGCACACCAATTTTGAAACGAATGGAAACAGAACACAGAACGTATATTGTTATGAGCCCAGAACTACAAACCTCGATCACACGAGCACTACCAGATCGAGGCATGAACAATGCTAAAGCCAAACAAAGTACAGAAAATTGAGGGGGGGAAAAAAGCATAGAAATCCAAGAATGCGTTACAAGTTAAAAGGATGCTTACAGTTTCGGTAGAAACTGACGTGAACCATGGCTACGCCGGTGGCTTGTCCTTAGCGACCGGGAAAGACTGAAGCGAGAAAATGGAAGAGAGTTGTATCGTTTTGTTATATAggcaaaccctaaaccctaatcaaattcgttatttttttcttttttttatttttcttaaagcTATCTATCGGCGGCCCGATAACACCCCGCTCACTTTTTGGGTCCAGTTGGCCCAACCCAACAACATGAAACAAGATTaagcttatattttatttatatatcgTAATCGTAATTATCGTTAAATCTCCCTCCATTAGTGCATTTATGTAATTTTACACGCAATAATCTTCAACGACTACCCTAACCCCATTGCCCGCAATTTTGCAGAGACCGGCCgcctcccccctctctctctctctcgcttctGGGGAAAAAACCCGACGACGTGGAGATTCTCGGCGTTCTGATATATCGTCGTCGGGCGACGCCGTCTGTACTTAATCTCTCGCTCTAATCTCGAAGCTCGAACATGTCCGCCAAATGGCGTGCGCTGCAACATCGCCACCGCTACACTTACAGCGCCGTCGTATTCCCGCAGTCTTACACCGACGCGCTGACTGAATTGCATATAGATCACGCTCCGTCTTCGAAATACTACTCCGAATTGAAAGAACTCGTCGCTCTCAATTCAACCTACGCCCAAGTCAATCACGCAAAGAGAGTTGCTTCGGCTTTCGGCGACGTACTAGTAAACGGCACAGAGGATTTGGTCTCTGAGGCGGCTAGGTTTTACTTGGAAATCCTCTTCCTCGAAAACTCCTTGCCATTGCACAGGACTTTGGTCTCTGTTCTGGCCAAGAGTCGGAATTTTCATTCGTTGATTGCTAATTGCTTTCGGTTGCTTTGCGACGAGTACGGTGGCGTGAATGGAAAAGGGAAGAGGTTCTGTGTGTCGCGTGTGGCTCTGTCGTTGATGAATTCGCCAAAATTAGGGTATTTGGTGGAGATCATTGAGTCATGCGCTGTTTTGGTGGCTCTGGATGCGGTTTCTGGTTTGGACTATATTGTTTTGGAGACTAATGATTGGTCTCGACCGTCCCCCATTGTTATGGAACAATGCCAAGAGGCTTTGTCTTGTATGTATTACTTGCTTCAGCGTTTTCCCTCCAAGTTCAATGGTTCAAATTTTAGTGGGAGTGACTTGCTTCCCGatgattcaaatattttgagGATGATATTTGCAACCATTTTAAGCATCCTGAAGTCACAGGCATTTTCAAGGGATTGCTTTGTGGCTGCTGGAGTTAGCTTTTGTGCAACTCTCCAGGCGTGTCTTGGTCCTGAGGAGCTTGGTTGTGCTATCATGGAAGGtatattttttcagaaaaattgTAGTCTTGTTGTTTGTTCTTGCAATGAAGTAAAGGATGCAATTTCCAAGGTTCCATTCAAGGGGGATTTGTATTCCGAAATCCGGAATTTTTCTGTTTTGAGTAGACTATGCCTGATAAGAGGAATTCTTACGGCAGTCCCTAGAACAGTACTTAATATTCGTTTTCTTGTATCAACTTATGATGTTAATGGTTTTCATGCTAATGGAGGTAAGAGCAACACAGTTCAGACAATTCTCTATGATGGAATTTTGCCTGAGCTGTGCAGGAACTGTGAGAATCCAACTGATAGCCATGTTAACTTTCATGCGTTAACTGTACTGCAGATCTGTTTGCAACAGATAAAAACTTCAATACAAGCTAATCTTTGTGACACACCTAAAGATTATGATCCAATATCAGAGGATATGGGGACCCGAATATTGAGTATTATATGGAATAACTTGGAAGATCCTCTCAGTCAAACTGTCAAACAAGTTCATCTTATTTTTGATCTGTTTTTAGACATCCAGTCTACCCTCCACTGGTCCAAGGGTAGTGAGAGAATAAAATTGTCCTTAGAGAGAATTGCATCAGATCTTCTCCGCCTGGGACCACGTTGCAAGGGAAGATATGTTCCTTTAGCTTCTTTGACTAAGAGGTTGGGACCAAAGACTATTTTAGATATGAACTCAAACTTGTTGTTTGAAACAATCAAGGCTTacaatgatgatgatgtttGCTGTGCTGCAACAACATTCTTGAAGTGTTTCCTAGAGTGTTTGCGTGATGAGTATTGGAGCAGTGATGGTATTGAAACTGGTTATGCAAAATACCGAGGTCATTGCTTACCTTCTGTTTTATCTGGTCTTGCTTCTGGCATCTCAAAACTCCGCTCAAATTTGAACACTTATGCATTGCCAGTATTGCTTGAGTTAGATGTGGATGCCATCTTTCCCATGCTTGCCTTTGTTTCGGTTGGGCAAGGTGACACAGTTGAATTGGTTTATCCCGAACTCAGTTATACATGTATGCCTCTCAGAGTGGAGCAGCAAGTGGCCATTTTGGTCTCATTGCTCAAGGTGTCCCGCTTGCTTGCTTTGATTGAAGGTGACATTGACTGGTGTGAGAGTTTTTCAGAATCGCAGAAAGCCAAAGACCCGAGAGTGAATAAGATTGATCATTTTGCTGTTTTCTGCATAAAAGGGATAAAGGTTAAAATTTTGACTGAGTGGCTGGTACTGGCACTCACCCATGTTGACGAGTCACTTCGCATAGATGCAGCAGAGTCTTTGTTTTTAAACCCAAAGACATCAAGTCTACCATCTTATTTAGAACTGAGCCTGATGAAAGAAGCAGTGCCATTGAATATGAGATGTTGTTCAACAGCTTTTCAAATGAAATGGAGTAGCATGTTCAGAAAGTTCTTTTCTCGGGTTCGGACAGCCTTGGAGAGGCAAATTAAGCAGGGAGTTTGGCAACCTCTTGCTTACTGTGATAGTAATGGAGTTTCTCCATACAAGGGAACTGAAGAAACTACAGTTAACAAAGCAGagagtctcttcaacttcatgAAGTGGATGagttcctttttgtttttctcgTGCTATCCTTCTGCTCCgtatgagagaaaaataatggcCATGGAACTtatattaataatgattaatgtTTGGTCTATAATACCTCCTTCACAAGGAAAGAGTGATTCCAATACGTCTGATCCCAGTCTATGTCCTTATGATCAAGGGTTTACTTTACCTGATTCAACTTTGCTGTTTGTTGGTTCAGTTATTGATAGTTGGGATCGTCTGAGAGAAAATTCATTCCATATTCTGCTACATTTTCCAACTCCGCTTCCTGGAATTTATAGTCCAGACATGgtccaaaaaataattaaatgggcTAAGGAATTAGTTTGCAGTCCTCGTGTTAGAGAAAGTGATGCAGGAGCTCTGACTTTAAGACTCATTTTTAGGAAGTATGTATTAGAACTTGGGTGGATGGTCAGACCTTCGagtaattttgtttctttttattcacATTCTGAAATGTTAAatggagatgttcaaaattctTCCTCCAGCTCTCCTGTGATGGAATATGTGAGATCTCTCATTGATTGGTTGCATGTCTCTGTGGAGGAGGGTGAAAAGGATCTTTCTGAATCATGCAAGAAAAGTTTTGTTCATGGTGTATTGCTTACTCTTCGTTATACATTTGAGGAATTGGACTGGAATTCCCATGTAGTCTTGTCTAATCTTTGTGAGATGAGGCTTGCATTAGAGAAGCTCCTCCAATTAATCATGCGGACAACTTCACTGGCCCTTTGGGTGGTTTCTGCTGATGCTTGGTATTTATGTGAGGACATGGACGATATGGTTGATAACGATGTCTTTTTGTCAGAGGTACCTGTTGACTTGGATGTTTCTGTATCTGCACTTGAACATGACATGAACTCAAAACTCGTACGGGATGTTAGACAGGAAGTTAGACAGTCTGAACAGATTGTCATGGTTGGTTGCTGGCTAGCAATGAAAGAGGTACTTAACTATTTCTCTGTGCTGGATAGTCGTTTGTTCATTGAATACAGCTAATATGGAACATGGCATCATCATCCTgctttttgttcttatttttctgCACTTGTAATTTTCTATCAGAAAATGTAAAAATGTCCACGAAAGAATTTCACTTGTGGGAGCAAGTCAAGTTTGTAGCTTaatctaatattattttgaaaaaggCTTAGGTGTGCTGAATATGATAGTTTCCAAGCCTTGTGCACTAGATGTTGTTGTGAATACCGTATGCAAGAAGTTATTGGTGAAGaatattacttatttttacCGTCTTTTGTGCTTTTCAGGTGAGTCTTCTTTTGGGAACCATCATAAGAAAAATTCCCTTGCCTACTTCAGATTCATTAAAACCCGGGGATCCATTTCCTGATGCCGGTGTTACTCTAATTATGGAACCTGATATAGTGCTTGACTTGAAACAACTTGAGACAATTGGGAATCACTTCTTGGAAGTCCTTCTCAAAATGAAGCACAATGGTGCAATTGATAAGACCAGGGCTGGATTTACAGCTCTCTGCAACCGTTTACTCTGTTCAAATGATCCAAGGTACACGCCATTTCATCTTTGTTATCAATGTAggaataagtattatttgtaaatgtTTCAAAGTTcatgataataaaaatacaaggTGCCTACAACTTGGCAATGGATTTATCTATcgtaaaaggaaagagaaatgtGACTGTTTCTTTTCGGATAGGGGTTTGATTAGAAATTGATCTTTTGTCGGGCCTTTTGATCTCCCGATATTTTTTAATGAGATTACATCCTGGAATTTATGAAACATTTACTTGGTCGTCGCTTACTGTGTTTCAGAAGCTATTAGTTTGCAGATTGGGGAGTTCTTAGtcttttatcaaaagaaaagtGAAATTTTGTTACTGATGAAGTTTCCGGgtaatgtttttatttcttcacaATTGAAATAATTTCTTCTAAATTTCATCTTATTATTTATGGAATCTTCTAAAGAAAACTACTGTTCCTGGGATTGCTGGTGTCGCGACACCAGTCAGAGTTAGAGATACATTCTTTAATATCTGTTACATTAGCATATTTCCGGAAATAGAAACTTGTTGACAAAAAAGCCCCCCgcggggggggaggggggggggggggtgttaagTGCTTTTAAAGTTTGATGATTGATCTTGTTAGCAAAGTTTATCTGTCAAATGTATTTTTGGCACAACTTTGAGTCACAAATCATATTGGATATGTCCTCTTCAAACTTCTCATGTTTTAGGGCATAGTAGGGTAAATCTGCAGTTTTAGTCCTGGATACAGACAATTGCTTTTTACCTTATCTTTCACTGGTAGAGCTATAGGTTCCtaataaaaacaacaacataaCAAGCCTTCATCCAACGAGGcttatatgaattctagctcgCCAATCATTTCTATTATAGATCTATTGGTTCCTAATTGATCAATTTGGGTTTGTATAGCAACTCATAGAAAAGTTCTTCTGTTGGCCCAACTTTTGTCCATCCAGTCAGGTCATGAGATTTATGCACAAGTTTAAGCATATGGTAAATCCATTTATGTGGTTGTCATCCTTCTTGCAGGCTTTGTAAGTTGACAGAATCCTGGATGGAGCAACTTATGGAAAGAACTGTGGCAAAGGGACAAACAGTGGATGATTTATTGAGGAGAAGTGCAGGTATTCCTGCTGCATTCATTGCTTTATTTCTATCAGAGCCAGAAGGTACACCAAAGAGGCTCCTTCCAAGGGCACTGAGATGGCTAATAGAGGTGGCTAACAAGTCTTTGTTGGATTGGAATTATTTTGATACTGATTCTTCCAACAGTTTGtctataaagtcaaaccaaccaAATGTTTTGCAGCTGTCATCCAAGATGGATGCCAGTGAGAGGACCTCAAAGATTCGTGATGAGGGTGTTGTTCCCACTGTGCATGCATTTAATGTCCTCAGAGCCACTTTCAATGATACAAATCTTGCAACAGATACATCTGGTTTTGCTGCTGAGGCTTTGATTATCTCTATCCGTTCTTTTTCATCCACCTATTGGGAGGTCAGGAATAGTGCTTGCCTTGCATATACTGCCTTAGTTCGTCGCATGATTGGATTTCTTAACATACAGAAACGCGATTCCACACGGCGTGCATTAACTGGACTTGAATTTTTTCACAGgtatattttttggtattcttaACTTCCCAGATACTTTCAGAATTTCATGAAGTTTGGAAGTCTAATGTGTTTCACGTTTTTGTGATTTCTTTCTTAGCCTTAGGTTCTATTTAATCTACTAGGATGTCATATAATCTGAAATGGATGTGATGTTTCCCTTTTATATTTGAAGTTACTATCTATAAAGTTCattaatgaattgaattaaTCTGAAAAATGTTGTCCTTTGCATGGGGTTCCTACTTCCTACTTCCAATTAGTTAATTGTAGagcaaaaatggaaaagaaaatatcaagTGGGAATATTAAGGAAATGGTATTTTTCTTGCTGAGGAATATTTAGTCCTTAACTGTAGATCACTATTTGTTTTGAATACTCAGGTCAACAAACTTTGGCCTCAATTACTTGGTTTTGGAAATCATTGATCTAGTTAAGATCGAGTGAagcttggagctcatgaggAGTCCATTCAGTTGAATATATTTGCTTATTTAGATGGGTGGTTTGACGAGTTAAACCTTGATCTTGGTCTACCTGTCAAACTCACAATGTCCTGTTAATGTAGAATGTAGTGTACAGAGTTCTTCGATATACTTATGTGACAATATAGAAAATAAGCATTAGTACTACCAAGAGACAGCAGATTCCTTCTTGAATAAACTAATTTAGAAGTGATGAATTTTCACGCCTCTTTTTCAATGGCTAAACTGCATAGCATA from Diospyros lotus cultivar Yz01 chromosome 6, ASM1463336v1, whole genome shotgun sequence encodes:
- the LOC127804727 gene encoding 40S ribosomal protein S9-2 encodes the protein MVHVSFYRNYGKTFKKPRRPYEKERLDAELKLVGEYGLRCKRELWRVQYALSRIRNAARMLLTLDEKNPRRIFEGEALLRRMNRYGLLDESQNKLDYVLALTVENFLERRLQTLVFKTGMAKSIHHARVLIRQRHIRVGRQVVNIPSFMVRVDSQKHIDFSLTSPLGGGRPGRVKRKNQKAAAKKAAGGDGDEEDEE
- the LOC127803472 gene encoding uncharacterized protein LOC127803472, with amino-acid sequence MSAKWRALQHRHRYTYSAVVFPQSYTDALTELHIDHAPSSKYYSELKELVALNSTYAQVNHAKRVASAFGDVLVNGTEDLVSEAARFYLEILFLENSLPLHRTLVSVLAKSRNFHSLIANCFRLLCDEYGGVNGKGKRFCVSRVALSLMNSPKLGYLVEIIESCAVLVALDAVSGLDYIVLETNDWSRPSPIVMEQCQEALSCMYYLLQRFPSKFNGSNFSGSDLLPDDSNILRMIFATILSILKSQAFSRDCFVAAGVSFCATLQACLGPEELGCAIMEGIFFQKNCSLVVCSCNEVKDAISKVPFKGDLYSEIRNFSVLSRLCLIRGILTAVPRTVLNIRFLVSTYDVNGFHANGGKSNTVQTILYDGILPELCRNCENPTDSHVNFHALTVLQICLQQIKTSIQANLCDTPKDYDPISEDMGTRILSIIWNNLEDPLSQTVKQVHLIFDLFLDIQSTLHWSKGSERIKLSLERIASDLLRLGPRCKGRYVPLASLTKRLGPKTILDMNSNLLFETIKAYNDDDVCCAATTFLKCFLECLRDEYWSSDGIETGYAKYRGHCLPSVLSGLASGISKLRSNLNTYALPVLLELDVDAIFPMLAFVSVGQGDTVELVYPELSYTCMPLRVEQQVAILVSLLKVSRLLALIEGDIDWCESFSESQKAKDPRVNKIDHFAVFCIKGIKVKILTEWLVLALTHVDESLRIDAAESLFLNPKTSSLPSYLELSLMKEAVPLNMRCCSTAFQMKWSSMFRKFFSRVRTALERQIKQGVWQPLAYCDSNGVSPYKGTEETTVNKAESLFNFMKWMSSFLFFSCYPSAPYERKIMAMELILIMINVWSIIPPSQGKSDSNTSDPSLCPYDQGFTLPDSTLLFVGSVIDSWDRLRENSFHILLHFPTPLPGIYSPDMVQKIIKWAKELVCSPRVRESDAGALTLRLIFRKYVLELGWMVRPSSNFVSFYSHSEMLNGDVQNSSSSSPVMEYVRSLIDWLHVSVEEGEKDLSESCKKSFVHGVLLTLRYTFEELDWNSHVVLSNLCEMRLALEKLLQLIMRTTSLALWVVSADAWYLCEDMDDMVDNDVFLSEVPVDLDVSVSALEHDMNSKLVRDVRQEVRQSEQIVMVGCWLAMKEVSLLLGTIIRKIPLPTSDSLKPGDPFPDAGVTLIMEPDIVLDLKQLETIGNHFLEVLLKMKHNGAIDKTRAGFTALCNRLLCSNDPRLCKLTESWMEQLMERTVAKGQTVDDLLRRSAGIPAAFIALFLSEPEGTPKRLLPRALRWLIEVANKSLLDWNYFDTDSSNSLSIKSNQPNVLQLSSKMDASERTSKIRDEGVVPTVHAFNVLRATFNDTNLATDTSGFAAEALIISIRSFSSTYWEVRNSACLAYTALVRRMIGFLNIQKRDSTRRALTGLEFFHRYPSLHPFLFNELRVATELLNDNSPQHPESNLAKVVHPSLCPMLILLSRLKPSAIASETGDNLDPFLFMPFIRRCSIQSNYRIRVLASRALTGLVSNEKLPIVLLDIASGLPCTESQMVLASDSYRPVSMNDEKPTVSLNSIHGTLLQMISLLEINCMNLADFSKIDQIIGDLIQVLVMRSWIGRPRLCPCPTINSSFLRVLDNMLSIARMFQMSKNIGPIWNLLWELSSECLDLEATQGVPYYDPTIVEFRNQGTVSYFNCVFQASKDDAEENSPMQQQCFSPALHFVMIPEREDAPSRFQQRLILSMSDASYEVRIATLKWLLVFLKATESGMGPSDKSMAEISIVQWFKTNLQTTLMKLLVTEKNKKCTYYILRIIFTWNLLQFQKPGSVQCGESVYIGEMDCDSVLQFWSKLVSLYELTRHVKTRETIICCLGICMKRFADIFTSLVISNLEMKTTFESSKSDQVGRLAQMYDCVAFYVYLIDQHSASSEPVNMRRAAAESLLASGLLEQAGLIGPLVLNSRIPSENSSTRFEPEEAVNMYGHKILDIWFACIKLLEDEDVGLRRKLAKDVQKCFALNRSGEISKSAAVPSQVEKVTELSFEHLSSVFGNWLEYFNYLAQWVLNTANSVISTGDLVRRVFDKEIDNHHEEKLLICQICCSHLEKLPVSGSWAVDFSDQQGIRNFLHTWRTRFRNQLMSFANNHIGSQGEVDWIGSVGNHKDAFLPLYANLLGFYALSNCVFLGESGNGKSLLADVVELGEAINPFLRNPLIMNLYLLVVKSYEKMLGASPGHLIGRFGEGSTWHGFDPYFLLR